The Benincasa hispida cultivar B227 chromosome 9, ASM972705v1, whole genome shotgun sequence genome has a segment encoding these proteins:
- the LOC120084455 gene encoding aspartyl protease family protein 2 produces MEFHSILKILLLFLFLSAASPAASEFQTLTLRPLPTPSPPTFFPQSESLQSAAALTVELHHLDSLSLNKTPSDLFTLRLHRDALRVHALNSLVARAAGFSSSVISGLAQGSGEYFTRLGVGTPPRYLYMVLDTGSDVVWLQCSPCRKCYSQSDPIFNPYKSKSFAGIPCSSPLCRRLDSSGCSTRRHTCLYQVSYGDGSFTTGDFATETLTFRGNKIAKVALGCGHHNEGLFVGAAGLLGLGRGRLSFPSQTGIRFNHKFSYCLVDRSASSKPSSMVFGDAAISRFARFTPLIRNPKLETFYYVELIGISVGGVRVRGVSASLFKLDPAGNGGVIIDSGTSVTRLTRPAYTALRDAFRAGAAHLKKGPEFSLFDTCYDLSGQSTVKVPTVVLHFRGADMSLPATNYLIPVDDNGSFCFAFAGTISGLSIIGNIQQQGFRVVYDLSGSRIGFAPRGCT; encoded by the coding sequence ATGGAATTCCATTCTATACTCAAAATTCtcctcctcttcctcttcctttccgCCGCCTCCCCCGCCGCATCGGAGTTTCAAACCTTAACTCTCCGCCCTCTTCCAACCCCCTCTCCTCCTACCTTCTTCCCACAATCCGAATCCCTCCAATCGGCCGCCGCCCTCACGGTTGAGCTCCACCATTTGGACTCACTCTCTCTCAACAAAACCCCCTCTGATCTCTTCACTTTACGACTCCACCGCGATGCCCTCCGTGTCCACGCGCTCAATTCTCTTGTTGCACGCGCCGCCGGTTTCAGCAGCTCCGTCATCTCCGGCCTCGCCCAAGGCAGCGGCGAGTACTTCACCCGCCTCGGCGTCGGAACCCCTCCGAGATACCTCTACATGGTTCTCGACACCGGCAGCGACGTCGTTTGGCTTCAATGCTCCCCTTGCCGGAAATGCTACTCCCAATCTGACCCCATTTTCAACCCTTATAAATCCAAATCCTTCGCCGGAATCCCCTGTTCCTCCCCTCTCTGCCGCCGCCTCGATTCCTCCGGCTGCAGCACTCGCCGCCACACCTGCCTCTACCAAGTCTCGTACGGCGATGGTTCCTTCACCACCGGCGATTTCGCCACCGAAACCCTCACGTTTCGCGGCAATAAAATCGCGAAAGTCGCCCTCGGCTGCGGCCACCACAATGAGGGTTTGTTCGTCGGAGCAGCCGGTTTGTTGGGCCTTGGTCGAGGCCGGTTGTCTTTCCCTTCCCAAACTGGAATCCGGTTCAACCATAAATTCTCTTATTGTTTGGTAGACCGGTCCGCTTCCTCTAAACCGTCTTCCATGGTTTTCGGCGATGCGGCGATTTCCCGTTTTGCCCGGTTCACTCCTCTAATTCGGAACCCGAAATTAGAGACGTTCTATTACGTTGAACTTATCGGAATCAGCGTCGGTGGAGTCCGAGTCCGTGGCGTTTCCGCCTCACTCTTCAAGCTCGATCCGGCAGGAAACGGCGGCGTCATCATCGATTCCGGTACGTCCGTGACTCGTCTGACTCGGCCGGCTTACACGGCTCTTCGCGACGCATTCCGGGCCGGAGCGGCGCATTTGAAAAAAGGGCCGGAGTTTTCATTGTTCGATACGTGTTACGACTTGTCGGGTCAGTCGACGGTGAAGGTGCCGACGGTGGTGTTGCATTTTCGGGGAGCCGACATGTCGTTGCCGGCGACGAATTATTTGATTCCGGTTGACGACAATGGGAGCTTTTGCTTTGCGTTTGCGGGTACCATTTCGGGTTTGTCGATTATTGGGAATATTCAACAGCAAGGATTTCGGGTTGTGTACGATTTGTCGGGTTCTCGGATCGGGTTTGCTCCACGTGGCTGCACGTGA